The genomic region CTATCCAAActagttaaaattaaaaatgtcttGGTGcttcaagggagaaaaaaatgtcagctcttgaaaaaaattttataaattacaACTTACTTTCTTATGGTTCTAGATAGCAAAAGTTTGTTTTCCTGGGTTGGCAAATGTGGTTTACTGAAAATATTTAATTCCATTTTGATGACTGAGGTTCCAGTAGCCTTGCATATTCATTATTCTGACCAttttacaaatacacacacatacatatatgtatctggaGATtgaatatacaatatatgtacacTAGCCTTAAAATACACCCTAGAAATAACTTTAACTAAATACCAACTATATTTTTTATCAAGGTTTGGGTTgtgattttctcctttctattagAAGATGTAACTTTTTTAAACATCTAATTGAAAGTTCTGTTTAGTTGGGTTCTAGTTAGAACAGGATTTCACAATCTGTGAAAAAAatgtctgtggatagattttagggTGTTCATGAActtaggagggaaaaaaaattacatctttatttaaatataattgtttCCTCTGTAATCGTATGTAATttgttatactcattttacaaacattctggaaggagggaagcaaagacttattaagtgcctactatatgcaaggaactgtgctaagctctttaaaaatattatcttatttgatcctcagaacaaccctggaaggtaggtgctgttattaactcTATTTTAAACCCGAGTAAAATGAGGAAgacaagagaagttaagtgacttgcctggcatTACAAAACTATTAGGTGTCTGGGGCCACgtatgaacttgggtcttcctcatgCAGGCCCACAGTTCTcactattgtaccacctagctgcataagGGGTTAAGAACAATTGAGTTAGTTTATTACATTTGTTTTGAGATTAAGCTTTTAGTGAATAATTTTGTCTGCTAAGAAGCCcttcttgtgtcatggacccctttggcagtctggtgacagCCAGACAAATGGCAActcttcttaaaataatgtttctaaaaatgtataaaatacctaAGACTGTAAAGGAAttaattatgttaaaatatagttatcaaaatattttttaaatcaattttcagACTCCTAGCTTAAGAAGTCCTAGTACAGAATGACCtccattttatgtttctcttcttaAACATCCTTCTTTCAAATCATGAAATTATAATATAGCCATAACTATACCCTTAAACAATCTCATTAATTCATGATATTGTGCAAAAGTACTCGatgtggaatcagaggacttgtgtttaaatcctggctctgccacttgctattttaacttctttgagcctcagatcttccatctctaaaatgaatgggacggactagatgaccttccagttctaaatcaataaGTTATGTGAACTATTATACAGCACTGTGATATCTAACTGGATTCTATTACTATCTAATTGGATTCATTTTAACCTGAGTTCCATAAAGTCCTAGATATAAAGTCCAGGATTTATTTCCTCAGAACATAACTATTAACTATCCTTAATGTGGATTAAGCCACCTTCagatctcctttctcttcctaataTTTAACTCAGAAAACCATTCTTGTAATTCATTCCACTTCTTGGCCATGATTACTAGGACTACCCATTTTCCTGACTCAGATTTCTTGACTTCACTCCAAAATATGTGTTTCCTATAACTGTAATGAGGGAAGATTTATCAAACCAGCAATGTGATCCAAAATGGAAGTACTAGCATAGTTTGTATTAAAACTGAACTCTGAATCGAATTCATTCTTCAGTCTCACGTCCTGCAACCCACTGAAGGAGGCACTGAGTGGCCAGAAGCCAGAGGAATGGTTTTCATACCCATATGAATTACGGAAGTCCTCCACCCTACTCGGACACAGGCCCAACTGCCCCATATCTACCATATGTACAGCGAACAGGGGGTCCTCAAGCATATCCTCCTGGGCCTCAAGAGCCAAATCTACCCCCTAAGGCAGTGTATCCATACCAAGGCTAGTCATAGTATGGCTGGCAGGGTGGATCCCCTCCAGAAGCACCCAAAACCACAGTGTATGTGGTAGAAGACCAAAGACAGGATAACACAGGCCAAGCTACCTGCCTCACAGTTTGCTGGACTGCTCTCTGTTGCTGTTGCCTTTGGGACATGCTAACTTGAACAGCCTCCACTTCCTCTTACCAGAAAGCTTTGTATCCTCAACTGATGGAGTTGAGAATCCTGATGGCTACTGCTATAATGAATGACAAGTTCTGCAGTTATCTCAACTACAACATGAGATCTTAGATTAGTAATGATTTTTTGCTATTTAGTTTAATTTAGTGAcatatttttaatgttcattttctaattttttatcaTACTTGTGCTAACAAATGTGCTAAATGATTTTTTGGCCAAAGGCTTGAGtatgaaatttatatttataattttaagttgTACTGTTCGTGGCAGTGGCAAAATATGCAACAATACAAGCCCCTGAATGAGTTCTTTCCTAACTAACTCTCTAATTATTGCTTCAATATTCCCTTGTCAATAAATTTTGtaaaagcccccccccccaaaaaaactgaacTCTTCTGGCATTTTGGCACATATATAGCATCCCATGCCATAGGTATTTGTGCATATGCTTCAACAGACTATAAGACTTCCTTACGGTAAGAACCTTATCTTGCGTATCTTTAGCACTCAAATATATATTGAATGTGTAAAAAGAGACTTGatacagaaagaacactggacaggGATCTGGCTTCTACCCAAAGGTCACTACTAGCTTTAGATGTCATCTTACTTCTTTGGGtcaccatttcttcatctgtaaaaaggaaagtATGAGTTGAACTCAAGGCCCTTTTCCAATGAAAGGTCAGGCTTCAGTGACTAATATCAAATTTCTTATGCTTGGTGAACATATCACTCAAAATGTGCAAAATtgattgttaaaaaaatttttacatgtacttgggaaatatttaacaaaaaaatgaaggaaaaaaccaCTAATAATCCCTGGTAATGCTATATGGCTACAAATAAGAATATACTgcaatatccaaaaaaaaaattaaaattgcaaGTTATCCAAAGGACAATGGACAGATGCACGGTAAGCACAGCAGCATAAAAAAGATATTTAAGAAACACAAGACTGAAAAAAGCATTGGAGCGCTTGTTTACTCAAAAGCAAGATCTAAAAGAAGGCTTCTAGCACTGAGTGAATTATTAAGGGAAGATTTACAAGAGGTCAAGAATGAGAACGGGGAATATCTATCTTGATGACATCACTGACCTATTACTACtagttatttgttttctttctccaatcAAACCCTCAAACTATTTTTGCTATCTACCTCCTTACAGGGTCTATTATAATGTAGGGTATATATGTGCTCAATGAATGTACTGACTAAATTAAGACTAATCCATACACCTTTTTCCTCTTAGTTTTTTAAACTCATGTCTAAAGCTGCTAACTAAAAATGCCTCAAAATGTGTACAACCTCCAGTAACTTCTTGTTATTCCCTGCAGGACAAAACTCACAAAAGTAACAAGGCTGTCCACAAGAAAGTTTTTACTTATTTCATTCCCCATGCCACCCAATTAACAGACTTATAACGGCTCTGTACCTAAATGCTTgcaagaatttaataaattccaTGACCTGCCAGAGCCGGGAGCAAACTGTGGCAAATTTTATTGCTATATTGTTCAGTGTTTGAATGATacgttttaaaaataattacacagagttctgttttgttttattgttcctttcACACATCAGTCATTGTCATGATGGAAGAAAGAAGGATCATggaactagagctggaagggacttcagaggccatctagtcggggcccctcactttacagatgaagaaatatagttttcttggttctattttCTAAGTCTACAACTGTTTATCCAATTCTTAATCTTCATTATTTGAATGCCACTGCATTTATGACGTGAAAAAAGGGCTGAAAAGCTACTCAACACTGGTAATACAAATTCAAaccaaagagtttacattcaaatggaAAAACAATAGACAGAGGGTTGAGAGCCAGAGAGGGGGCACATTGAAGTGCAAAGTTATAGGAATATGAGTAAAGCCATTGGGGTACAAACAGAAACTTCCCATCCAGAAACAAAGATAAGATGGAGCCACAAGAactagagaagagaggagaggagaggagggaaaaactCCCTTAGCTCTGCTTGATTATAGAGAAAAATCATATTTAACAGCCAATAGTTATTCACAGATTATCATAGCCAGTCTCAGAATTATCCAGATTCAGAACGAACCGGTTTGAGTCAAGAGTATCCTACTTTACCTTTGCAATGTAACCTCACGTTGTAATGACCCACAACAGCctaagaatcaaacaaaatcaaagcttcCACAAGGTTACatactaaaatgaaaaagagactaGACTGAAAAACTACGCAGAAGTAGCTCTATTTAGAAGTTCATTTTCATATTGCACAGATGTGTTCAAGTCCTAGCCAAACGATCCCTTTTGGAGGAAAGATTTTACACtggatgtgttttcttttttaatctcctgTATATTGAACTGTCTTGCCATTCTAATTCTTGTAATTAGTTTACTAAAACTTGTTATTTCCCTAAGAGGATCTTATGGAAACTGATTGATGTGAACATTTCCAAAAGACAAACTCTTATGAAATCTACAAACCAGGAAGCTAAACACAAAAACGAAACTGTGGTTAAACTATTCTAAGGTAAGTATAAAAGTGACGTGCAAAATACTGATCAGAATTACTCCTCCAAAGACAGATTAAGATCCAGATGCATGGGTTGCAACTTGGTGCACAGTGGATTCGGAGTTGAAGGACCTGCCCCTGAGTCATAATTCTTGCCACTTATACCAATCTTTTAGTCTCTGGggagctgtaaaatgaggaaggtcagactagatgacccctaagatcccttctagggCTTAACCTTTGATGTCATGACCCTAAACGAACAGATCCCTCTCTCTTTGCTCCATGACAGAAGGGAAAACAGAAGCTCTTTGGGGACCCTCTGGGTTTCCAGGAGAAGCAGAGCCTCGGAGGTCCTCCGGAGCCAATGCTGTGGGGCTGCCTTTCCAGCACAGTCCCCGAGAAAATCCGAACCTCGGAGACAGAAGAAGCCCAGCCAGGCCGGGCCCAGCTGGGCTGAAGGTAGGCTGAGACGCTAGATACTAGGAAGCCCCCCAAGGGGAGTAGGTCCCCGGCCCGCTCTCCCAGCTAGCCCGCCCGACCTGGTCCGGACCCTCAGTACTCACACTCGACTTCCTTTACTCCATCGCGCCGCCGAGGCCTTGGCGAGGAGGACCTCACCACCCCCGGCCGTGGCCTCCTGTTGGGGTCCGGTGGCCCGCTCCCAGACCCTCTTTCCCCGCCGGGTCCCGCCGCCTCCACGCATGCGCGAGCCGCCACGCCTGCGCTCGCGCATTTGGTCACCGCTATCCTCTCACTTAGCCTTCCAGGAGCGGCCAAAAGCTTTATTTAAAAACGTGAGCGCGAACAATGCACAACTTGAGGGTGGAAGCGGGGAGAGGGAGGCGAGGGAGGGACGACGAAGAGtctacctggaaaaaaaaaaaagacgggAAGGAGCCACGAGAGAAGGGGCTAGAACTGCGAGGAAAGGCAGTTCTTGCAAGAGCCTCCCGCCGTACTAGGCACCGGCTTTCTTCAGGCTGGAGTTTCGTTTAAGCAGAGCCAGGTGTGGGCAAAAGATAGAAGTCGGCGAAGTTTGCCGACCTGCTCTACAGGTCTCCCGCTCCTTCCTCACCTGCTGAGTCCTGTCCCGGTGCTCCCTGGTCTGACTCCACCCCCCAACCTGGCCCCAGTTCTAGGAGGAGTCCTTACGGACACTTAGACGTCTTCCTAAACCCCCTCCTACCTcacacctcctcccccaaaagaaaaccctttcaaggcattttttatcaccttcctttcttccccctcctccacctcccaacTAGTAACTTGGAATGTACATAATATGTATTTTGTAGTATTTACTTAAAAGTACTTATTTTGTAGTATTTACTTCAATGCTTGCGTAGTTGAGAATTGACCTTGAGTACacaagatttgggttcaaattcaacttcCGGACACTTACAggttctgtgtgaccttgagcaagtaacttaagcttttcagtgcccccaggcaactctataaGAGTAGTTGGAGATCGACTTGAGTAGAGCGAGTTTTCCGGAGGCAGAGATCTCTATTTCAATGAAATCACTGGACAGACTCTTCTCCCAAACCTAATGGTGAACTTGCAGTGTACCCTGTCCCCCTTTCAGAAGTCTCTAAGAAACTTTGCTAATTAACTATATATGACATCCTGAGTCCTCAATATTCATCCACAACAGGAAATACTGTTTGTACTCTCCTGATACCTGAGAGAGAAAGCATACAAAGGATGAATTGCTTTAAAGAATAATCGTAGGGCTGCAGTCTAAGGACATTTGAAGAAGAATTAGGGCAAATATGCATCTGGGAAATTTAGACATAACTCAAAATTTTCGTCATTAAAGATTCACCATGCATTTGTTGACTGACCACTTATGGGCCAGGCACTTTTTTTTAAGAGTTGGAGatttaaagccaaaaaaaaaaaaataatcctgtcCCACAAGacgtttacattctatcaggagaaaGAACATGTACtcataaaagtaaatacaaaatacccaGCAAATAcaaaggaatgggggggggggataccAGTAGCTAAGAAAGAGGGGATCTGGAAAGTTCTGTATAAAGTGGtattgtaccagaagcgagcaagacacaccacagagtataagttttgagtggagaatttattagccctCAGCCATTGGGGTACTggaaccacaaatcaatggccacaTGTTGGGATgacagcttggcttatataggatatgtgggagtacgggaacaaaggtcctggctgatcaaaagattcagtcacggggcagctaggtggcacagtgagtagagcaccggccctggagtcaggagaacctgagttcaaatgcggccttagACACtagacacttgtactagctgtgtgacc from Trichosurus vulpecula isolate mTriVul1 chromosome 8, mTriVul1.pri, whole genome shotgun sequence harbors:
- the LOC118830137 gene encoding LOW QUALITY PROTEIN: cysteine-rich and transmembrane domain-containing protein 1-like (The sequence of the model RefSeq protein was modified relative to this genomic sequence to represent the inferred CDS: substituted 2 bases at 2 genomic stop codons) → MNYGSPPPYSDTGPTAPYLPYVQRTGGPQAYPPGPQEPNLPPKAVYPYQGXSXYGWQGGSPPEAPKTTVYVVEDQRQDNTGQATCLTVCWTALCCCCLWDMLT